The proteins below come from a single Thalassotalea ponticola genomic window:
- a CDS encoding zinc ribbon domain-containing protein YjdM: MSIPPCPKCDSAYVYQDQQNLVCPECGHEWNPKDVADDDILDVKDANGAQLVDGDKVTVIKDLKIKGSSKVIKIGTKAVVRRVLDKKDHELDCKVDGIGEMMVTAKFVKKA, from the coding sequence ATGTCTATCCCTCCATGTCCTAAGTGTGATTCAGCTTACGTTTATCAAGACCAACAAAACCTTGTGTGCCCAGAGTGTGGTCACGAATGGAATCCTAAGGATGTTGCCGATGACGATATCCTTGATGTGAAAGATGCCAACGGAGCGCAACTTGTTGATGGTGATAAAGTAACGGTTATTAAAGATCTAAAAATAAAAGGCAGTTCCAAAGTGATTAAAATTGGCACCAAAGCGGTGGTCAGAAGGGTGTTAGATAAAAAAGATCACGAGCTAGATTGCAAAGTCGATGGCATTGGCGAAATGATGGTAACAGCGAAATTTGTTAAAAAGGCCTAG
- a CDS encoding YeaC family protein, translating to MDLSNVVENMTSDMYERLKHAAETGRWPNGTVVEQSQRESALQLSMAYQAKHLNSDEMLTVGQNGEIVHKSKAELRAQFKKPSNASDNNINADDIARFTDL from the coding sequence GTGGATCTAAGTAATGTAGTAGAAAACATGACCAGTGACATGTACGAGCGATTAAAGCACGCAGCCGAAACTGGTCGCTGGCCAAATGGTACTGTTGTTGAACAAAGTCAACGCGAATCAGCGCTGCAACTATCAATGGCCTATCAAGCAAAGCATCTCAACAGCGATGAAATGCTTACCGTGGGACAAAACGGTGAAATTGTTCACAAGTCAAAAGCCGAGTTAAGAGCCCAATTTAAAAAGCCGAGTAACGCATCAGATAACAACATCAACGCTGATGACATTGCTCGCTTTACCGATTTGTAA
- a CDS encoding glyceraldehyde-3-phosphate dehydrogenase codes for MTSQHEEIYQKSWQERQDYAEKMQPIIGQLYRNYGVEVSVYGRPLVNASAIDIIKAHKSVGIHEKSKLRLRESFPFLEALSKMELHPASIDIGKLAYRYLFLGAANALTVDQYLEKELAPIKEQALSEPRDVVLYGFGRIGRILARLLIDRTGPMAHLRLRAIVVRPGGEGDLEKRASLLRRDSIHGAFNGSISVDQEQGVIRANGAYIKVIYANSPSEIDYTEYGIDNALVVDNTGIWSDEAGLGQHLEAKGVSKVLLTAPAKGDIKNVVYGVNHESIEENDHIVSAASCTTNAITPTLKALNDEYGIKSGHVETVHSYTNDQNLIDNYHKKERRGRSAPLNMVITSTGAAKAVSKALPELHGKLTGNAIRVPTPNVSMAIMNLNLEKATTRDQLNDYLRGVSLNSPLREQVDFTASTEIVSSDLVGSRFAGVIDSQATIVDGDRAVLYVWYDNEFGYSCQVVKLMHKLAGLNVLNLPIK; via the coding sequence ATGACTTCTCAACACGAGGAAATCTACCAAAAGAGCTGGCAAGAACGCCAGGACTACGCTGAAAAAATGCAACCAATCATTGGTCAGTTATACCGAAATTACGGTGTCGAAGTGTCGGTGTATGGGCGCCCACTGGTGAACGCGTCAGCGATTGATATTATCAAAGCACACAAGTCTGTAGGTATTCATGAGAAAAGCAAATTGCGTTTACGTGAGAGTTTTCCATTTTTAGAAGCGCTTAGTAAGATGGAATTGCATCCAGCGAGTATCGACATTGGTAAACTGGCGTATCGTTACTTATTTCTCGGCGCAGCCAATGCATTGACGGTTGACCAATATTTAGAAAAAGAATTGGCACCGATCAAAGAACAAGCTTTATCTGAGCCTCGCGATGTGGTGTTATACGGCTTTGGCCGTATTGGTCGAATCTTAGCGCGCTTGCTTATTGATCGTACCGGTCCAATGGCACATCTGCGCTTACGTGCGATTGTTGTTCGTCCAGGTGGGGAAGGCGACTTAGAAAAACGCGCGTCATTACTGCGTCGCGACTCAATTCACGGTGCTTTTAACGGCAGTATCTCGGTAGACCAAGAGCAAGGTGTTATTCGTGCTAACGGTGCGTACATTAAAGTCATTTACGCAAATTCACCAAGCGAGATAGACTACACTGAATATGGTATCGATAACGCATTAGTTGTTGATAACACAGGTATTTGGTCTGACGAAGCTGGCCTAGGTCAGCACCTTGAAGCGAAGGGCGTAAGCAAAGTTTTATTAACTGCGCCAGCCAAAGGCGATATTAAAAATGTTGTCTACGGTGTAAACCACGAGAGTATTGAGGAAAATGATCACATTGTGTCGGCCGCATCGTGTACCACAAATGCCATCACCCCGACGCTGAAAGCGTTGAACGATGAATACGGTATTAAAAGTGGCCACGTCGAGACCGTTCATTCGTATACAAATGATCAAAACCTTATTGATAATTACCACAAAAAAGAGCGTCGCGGGCGCAGTGCACCGCTCAATATGGTTATTACATCGACCGGTGCGGCTAAGGCAGTTTCAAAAGCACTACCGGAATTACACGGTAAGTTAACTGGTAATGCCATTCGCGTACCAACGCCTAATGTGTCGATGGCTATCATGAACCTAAACTTGGAAAAAGCGACGACTCGTGACCAGTTAAACGACTATTTACGCGGTGTATCATTAAATTCGCCATTACGTGAGCAGGTTGATTTTACCGCCTCAACAGAAATCGTCTCGTCTGACTTAGTGGGATCGCGTTTTGCTGGTGTTATTGATTCACAAGCAACCATCGTTGACGGCGACCGAGCGGTACTTTATGTGTGGTATGACAACGAGTTTGGCTATAGCTGTCAAGTGGTCAAGTTAATGCACAAATTGGCCGGCTTGAACGTGTTAAACCTACCAATAAAATAA
- the msrB gene encoding peptide-methionine (R)-S-oxide reductase MsrB, translating into MAAEDKYKSILSEQAYEVCRLGATEAPYSGKYYDHWLTGTYHCACCNTPLFSSSAKFQSHCGWPSFFQALPNCIKYVDDYSHHMIRVEIKCQCCDAHLGHVFDDGPEPTFKRYCVNSLSLQFIAAPDGDPD; encoded by the coding sequence ATGGCAGCGGAAGATAAATACAAGTCAATTTTATCCGAGCAAGCTTATGAGGTATGTCGATTAGGTGCAACGGAAGCACCTTATTCTGGTAAATATTACGATCATTGGCTAACAGGCACCTATCATTGTGCCTGTTGTAACACGCCGCTTTTCTCTTCCTCTGCTAAATTTCAGTCACATTGTGGCTGGCCTAGCTTTTTTCAAGCGTTGCCTAACTGCATCAAGTATGTGGATGATTATTCGCATCATATGATTCGTGTTGAGATCAAATGTCAGTGTTGTGACGCTCACTTGGGCCACGTATTTGACGATGGGCCAGAGCCAACGTTTAAGCGCTATTGCGTAAATTCATTGAGCTTACAGTTTATCGCCGCACCCGATGGCGATCCCGATTGA
- a CDS encoding M14-type cytosolic carboxypeptidase — MQITANFDSGNIRVIKAESADDIQLEIKHDNQSEFYQWFHFKLHNNDRCQHTLKITNAGQSAYVQGWDDYQAMASYDRHTWFRVPTEFDGQNLTITVTPECDAMYFAYFVPYSYERHQDLIHQAQMHPECQLDVLGQTLDGRDMSLLRVGEPAEGKMHVWVTARQHPGETMAEWFMEGFIDRLLDEDDGVARSLLNKAVFYLVPNMNPDGSVRGHLRTNAAGVNLNREWLEPSMESSPEVYLVTEKMHQVGVDMHLDIHGDEALPVNFVAGCEGIPSYDARHKALEDKFKQILLAITPEFQDTRGYDKDEPGQANLTVGSNWVGETFKCLAYTVEMPFKDNDLLPDPVVGWNDNRSALLGRDFLTAIYHVIDDLR, encoded by the coding sequence ATGCAAATTACAGCAAATTTTGATAGCGGTAATATACGCGTTATCAAAGCCGAATCAGCCGATGATATTCAATTAGAAATAAAGCACGATAATCAATCAGAATTTTATCAATGGTTCCACTTTAAATTACATAATAATGATCGTTGTCAGCACACCTTAAAGATCACCAATGCGGGTCAGTCAGCATATGTGCAAGGGTGGGATGATTATCAAGCAATGGCTTCATACGACCGCCATACGTGGTTTCGAGTGCCAACTGAATTTGATGGCCAAAACCTGACGATAACGGTGACGCCTGAATGCGATGCCATGTATTTTGCCTATTTTGTTCCCTACAGCTATGAGCGTCATCAAGACCTTATCCACCAAGCGCAAATGCACCCAGAGTGTCAATTAGACGTTTTAGGTCAGACTCTAGATGGCCGTGATATGAGCCTGCTAAGAGTCGGAGAGCCCGCCGAAGGCAAAATGCACGTTTGGGTGACTGCTCGTCAACACCCTGGTGAGACGATGGCAGAGTGGTTTATGGAAGGCTTTATCGATCGTTTACTCGATGAAGACGACGGTGTTGCGCGTTCGTTGTTAAACAAAGCGGTTTTTTATCTCGTGCCCAATATGAACCCTGATGGCAGTGTACGTGGACATCTAAGAACCAATGCGGCAGGAGTTAACCTGAATCGCGAGTGGCTTGAACCGTCAATGGAATCAAGCCCTGAGGTGTATTTAGTTACTGAAAAAATGCATCAAGTGGGTGTTGACATGCATCTCGATATTCACGGTGATGAGGCATTGCCAGTAAACTTTGTCGCCGGTTGTGAAGGTATTCCATCTTACGATGCACGCCACAAAGCGTTAGAAGATAAATTTAAGCAAATTTTACTCGCCATTACTCCGGAGTTTCAGGATACCCGTGGCTACGACAAAGACGAGCCGGGCCAAGCTAACTTAACGGTTGGCTCTAACTGGGTTGGTGAAACCTTTAAATGTTTAGCGTATACCGTGGAAATGCCATTTAAAGACAATGACTTACTTCCTGACCCTGTGGTCGGTTGGAATGATAATCGTTCCGCACTATTGGGGCGCGATTTCTTAACCGCTATTTATCACGTCATTGACGATTTGCGATAG
- a CDS encoding sodium:alanine symporter family protein, with translation MLDLVNMLNSIIWSPALIYLCLSAGLFYTFLTRFVQIRYFREMWRLLLSGESSNKGISSFQALAVSLSGRVGTGNIAGVGAAIGFGGPGAVFWMWVVAFFGAATAYIESTLAQIYKEEHDGQYRGGPAYYIEKVLGQKWYAWLFAIATIIATGILLPTVQSNSIGNAVEMAFGTGPMIDTAIGTLSSAKILSGAAIVLLLGFIIFGGVKRIAAFTQIIVPFMALAYIIIAMVIIALNISEIPAIVALIIGDAFSPMAGFGAAIGWGVKRGVYSNEAGQGTGPHAAAAAEVDHPAQQGLVQAFSVYVDTLFVCSATAFVILITGMYNVHGVGDTFVVQNLAADVAANSPAFTQMAVNSVFAGVGKPFIALALFFFAFTTILAYYFIAENNVAYIKRTFDAPGLMTLLKVVIMTATFYGTVKAADIAWGLGDVGVGLMAWLNIVGLLIIFFVAKPAIKALKDYDRQRKQGIKDVTFDPKSLGIEHAELWEKKLSQNK, from the coding sequence TTGCTTGATTTAGTCAATATGCTAAATAGCATTATTTGGAGTCCTGCGCTGATCTATCTATGTCTCAGTGCTGGATTGTTTTACACGTTTCTCACGCGCTTTGTGCAGATCCGCTATTTTCGCGAAATGTGGCGCTTATTACTTTCAGGTGAAAGCTCTAACAAAGGTATTTCATCATTCCAAGCGCTAGCCGTGTCACTGTCGGGACGCGTTGGTACTGGTAATATTGCCGGTGTTGGTGCCGCGATTGGCTTTGGTGGACCTGGCGCCGTGTTTTGGATGTGGGTGGTAGCGTTCTTCGGTGCAGCCACCGCTTATATTGAATCGACGCTTGCGCAGATATACAAAGAAGAGCACGACGGCCAATACCGCGGTGGTCCAGCGTATTACATTGAAAAGGTACTAGGACAAAAGTGGTACGCGTGGTTATTTGCGATTGCAACCATCATTGCAACAGGTATCCTGCTACCAACTGTTCAATCAAATAGTATTGGTAATGCCGTGGAAATGGCCTTTGGTACCGGTCCTATGATCGATACCGCCATAGGTACATTGAGCTCTGCCAAAATATTATCGGGTGCTGCGATTGTTTTACTGCTTGGCTTTATTATCTTTGGTGGGGTAAAGCGCATTGCCGCGTTTACGCAAATTATTGTGCCGTTTATGGCACTAGCCTACATTATTATTGCGATGGTGATCATTGCCTTAAACATCAGTGAAATTCCAGCGATTGTAGCGCTAATTATTGGCGATGCATTCTCACCTATGGCCGGTTTTGGCGCCGCCATTGGTTGGGGGGTGAAACGCGGTGTTTACTCAAATGAAGCAGGTCAGGGCACTGGTCCTCACGCTGCCGCAGCCGCTGAAGTAGATCACCCTGCACAACAGGGCTTAGTTCAAGCATTTTCGGTGTATGTTGATACCTTATTTGTGTGTTCAGCAACCGCATTTGTTATCTTAATCACCGGTATGTATAACGTGCACGGCGTTGGCGATACATTTGTGGTGCAAAATCTCGCCGCAGACGTGGCTGCGAACAGCCCTGCATTTACCCAAATGGCGGTAAACAGTGTGTTTGCGGGTGTCGGTAAACCGTTTATCGCATTGGCGTTGTTCTTCTTCGCCTTTACGACTATCTTAGCGTACTACTTTATCGCTGAAAATAACGTTGCCTACATCAAGCGTACGTTTGATGCACCTGGTTTAATGACGCTACTTAAAGTGGTTATTATGACCGCAACGTTCTACGGTACGGTGAAAGCTGCAGACATTGCTTGGGGGTTAGGCGATGTTGGTGTTGGTTTAATGGCTTGGTTAAACATTGTTGGCTTACTGATTATTTTCTTTGTTGCCAAACCGGCAATCAAGGCACTAAAAGATTACGATCGCCAACGCAAACAAGGAATTAAAGACGTCACCTTCGATCCTAAGAGTCTCGGCATTGAACATGCCGAATTATGGGAAAAGAAACTTTCGCAAAATAAATAA
- the gndA gene encoding NADP-dependent phosphogluconate dehydrogenase, translated as MSENTSKCDIGFVGLGVMGKNLVLNLADNGYKIAAFDLDSEKVTAAMAQDVAENATGDARVIGCSSYTELLSQLKSPHLIVLSVPAGAVVDQVCQNLIGAGIHPDDIVIDTGNSLWTDTVERENKYKDNFIFFSSAVSGGEVGARFGPALMPSGSPYAWTRVKPIWSAIAAKVDAQTGKPIERTKPGEIVTQGEPCADYIGPAGAGHYVKMVHNGIEYADMQIICEAYHVLRDGLNLSTDEIADIFATWNQGVLDSYLMEISVEVLRHKDSETGTALVDLILDKAGQKGTGLWTAVSSLEVGCPAPTISQAVYARSISSFKELRGDTSRKLLPPEEVSLTEDEKKQVIEQLHDALYCAKICAYAQGFQLMKLASLEHNWDLNFASIAKIWRSGCIIRAAFLQSITDAFERNHKLENLLLDDFFAGQLSDCQQNWRLAVARATMMGIPVGAISASLSYYDSMRCAVLPANLLQGQRDFFGAHTFARVDKPENHKFHVEWTLPGRPIRKI; from the coding sequence ATGTCTGAGAACACGTCTAAGTGTGATATCGGTTTTGTTGGTTTAGGTGTTATGGGTAAAAACCTAGTCCTAAATCTAGCCGATAATGGCTATAAAATTGCAGCATTTGATCTAGACTCTGAGAAAGTAACCGCTGCGATGGCGCAAGACGTTGCAGAAAATGCTACAGGCGATGCGCGCGTCATCGGTTGTTCGTCATACACCGAGTTATTATCACAACTTAAATCTCCGCACTTGATTGTTTTATCTGTACCGGCTGGCGCCGTAGTGGATCAAGTGTGCCAAAACCTTATTGGAGCGGGTATTCACCCTGATGATATTGTTATCGATACGGGAAATAGTTTGTGGACAGATACTGTAGAGCGCGAAAATAAGTACAAAGACAACTTTATTTTCTTTTCATCTGCGGTTTCGGGTGGCGAAGTAGGAGCGCGCTTTGGTCCGGCGTTAATGCCAAGTGGCTCACCATATGCGTGGACTCGAGTGAAGCCTATTTGGAGTGCGATTGCCGCTAAAGTCGATGCGCAAACAGGCAAGCCGATAGAGCGTACTAAACCGGGTGAAATTGTAACTCAGGGAGAGCCTTGTGCTGATTACATCGGTCCTGCGGGTGCTGGCCACTATGTTAAAATGGTGCACAATGGTATCGAATACGCCGACATGCAAATTATTTGTGAGGCATATCACGTATTGCGAGATGGCTTAAATCTAAGCACAGACGAAATCGCAGATATCTTTGCTACGTGGAATCAAGGGGTTCTCGATAGCTACTTAATGGAAATATCGGTTGAAGTATTGCGCCATAAAGATAGCGAAACCGGCACGGCACTTGTTGATTTAATTCTCGATAAAGCTGGGCAAAAGGGCACCGGTTTGTGGACTGCGGTTAGCTCGCTCGAAGTGGGTTGCCCGGCACCGACGATTTCGCAAGCTGTATACGCGCGTTCCATCTCATCGTTTAAAGAATTACGTGGCGATACTTCGCGTAAACTGTTACCTCCTGAAGAGGTTTCTCTGACAGAAGACGAGAAAAAGCAAGTTATTGAACAGCTTCACGATGCCTTATACTGCGCTAAAATTTGTGCGTATGCGCAAGGCTTCCAACTGATGAAATTAGCCAGCTTAGAACACAACTGGGATCTGAATTTTGCGTCGATTGCAAAAATTTGGCGTTCAGGCTGTATCATTCGCGCCGCGTTCTTACAGTCGATTACAGATGCCTTTGAGCGTAATCACAAGCTTGAAAATTTATTGCTTGATGATTTCTTCGCTGGTCAATTAAGTGATTGTCAGCAAAACTGGCGTTTAGCTGTTGCGCGTGCAACGATGATGGGTATCCCTGTTGGTGCGATCTCAGCGTCGTTGAGTTATTACGATTCGATGCGTTGTGCGGTTTTACCTGCTAATCTATTACAAGGGCAACGTGACTTCTTTGGCGCACATACATTTGCTCGTGTTGATAAACCTGAAAATCACAAGTTCCACGTTGAGTGGACACTGCCGGGTCGTCCCATTCGCAAAATTTAA
- a CDS encoding TlpA disulfide reductase family protein yields MFKYNSNHFKKLAYIVLQLAIIIAIFNGVSAFKQRHMLSTDDTQARQFRLLDIHYQPRDIISPDANKTTLVYFFAPWCTICHLSIGNLERVHQRNDALNIVAIALDYQSKNDVDQFVEKHALSFPILLGNEQVKQAYQISAYPSYYVLDPNGVVLHRSMGYSTELGLYLRSL; encoded by the coding sequence ATGTTCAAATACAATTCGAATCACTTTAAAAAACTGGCATACATAGTGTTGCAGTTGGCAATAATTATCGCCATTTTTAATGGTGTATCGGCCTTCAAGCAGCGTCATATGCTATCAACCGATGACACACAGGCCCGTCAATTTCGCTTACTCGATATTCACTATCAGCCTCGTGATATCATTAGCCCTGATGCCAACAAAACCACCCTCGTTTATTTCTTCGCTCCGTGGTGTACTATTTGCCACCTAAGTATTGGTAATTTAGAACGCGTTCATCAACGCAATGATGCGCTTAACATCGTTGCCATAGCGCTTGATTACCAGAGTAAAAACGACGTAGATCAGTTTGTCGAAAAACACGCGTTGAGCTTTCCAATATTGCTCGGCAATGAACAGGTGAAGCAGGCTTATCAGATCTCAGCATACCCAAGTTATTACGTACTCGATCCAAATGGCGTGGTTTTACATCGCTCGATGGGTTATTCAACCGAGCTCGGTTTGTATTTGCGCAGCTTGTAG
- the gap gene encoding type I glyceraldehyde-3-phosphate dehydrogenase: MKKIAINGFGRIGRLVFRAAFERDDVEVVAINDLIDIEYMAYMLKYDSTHGRFSGTVEVDGNNLIVNGAKVRITAERDPANLKWDQVGAEIVVESTGLFLTDETARKHIEAGAKKVIMSAPSKDDTPMFVAGVNFDDYKGQDIVSNASCTTNCLAPLAKVLNDKFGIENGLMTTVHATTATQKTVDSPSSKDWRGGRGAGQNIIPSSTGAAKAVGKVIPSLNGKLTGMAFRVPTPNVSVVDLTVNLKTPATYEQICQAMKEASQGDYQGIIGYTEDAVVSNDFVGEVCTSVFDATAGIAMTDTFVKLVSWYDNEMGYSHKVLDLAEHIANYDEAVS; encoded by the coding sequence ATGAAAAAAATCGCAATTAATGGTTTTGGTCGCATCGGCCGTCTAGTGTTTCGTGCAGCGTTTGAACGCGACGACGTTGAGGTTGTCGCGATAAACGACTTGATTGACATCGAGTATATGGCCTACATGTTGAAATATGATTCAACCCACGGTCGATTTTCCGGCACAGTAGAAGTTGACGGTAATAATTTAATTGTCAACGGAGCCAAAGTGCGTATCACAGCTGAACGCGATCCGGCAAACCTTAAGTGGGATCAGGTTGGTGCTGAGATTGTTGTTGAATCGACAGGCTTATTTCTAACTGACGAAACGGCTCGTAAGCACATTGAAGCAGGCGCCAAAAAAGTTATCATGTCGGCTCCGTCTAAAGACGACACACCAATGTTTGTCGCTGGCGTAAACTTTGACGATTACAAAGGGCAAGACATTGTATCAAATGCCTCGTGTACAACGAACTGTCTTGCACCACTTGCAAAAGTATTAAATGATAAGTTCGGTATTGAAAACGGCTTAATGACTACCGTCCACGCGACAACCGCTACGCAAAAAACGGTTGATAGCCCAAGCTCAAAGGACTGGCGTGGTGGTCGCGGAGCGGGACAAAATATCATCCCAAGCTCTACTGGTGCGGCAAAAGCGGTTGGTAAAGTTATCCCATCGTTAAACGGCAAACTCACCGGTATGGCATTTCGCGTACCAACCCCAAATGTGTCAGTAGTCGATTTAACCGTAAACCTAAAAACCCCTGCGACGTATGAGCAAATTTGCCAAGCGATGAAAGAAGCATCACAAGGCGATTACCAAGGCATTATTGGTTATACAGAAGATGCGGTAGTCTCAAACGACTTTGTTGGCGAAGTTTGCACCAGCGTATTTGATGCTACAGCCGGTATTGCCATGACCGACACCTTTGTCAAACTGGTTTCTTGGTATGACAACGAAATGGGTTATTCGCACAAGGTATTAGATTTAGCAGAGCACATCGCTAATTACGATGAAGCGGTAAGCTAA